A genomic segment from Salvia splendens isolate huo1 chromosome 13, SspV2, whole genome shotgun sequence encodes:
- the LOC121760932 gene encoding receptor-like protein 43, giving the protein MSGNKFSGSLPREIGNLTTMFGLFLPSNALSGNIPKEIGRLNILVELQLEENNFNGSLSEEIENMTRLSYLWLNHNNLHGNIPKQIGRLKLEVLNIAMNHFSGSLPRELGNLSAMRQAWLDVNNFNGPIPSAIGNMSELTYLGLPHNKLNGEIPSSICDLRLLSLLHLADNHLEGQLPMCLGNINSSLLLLNLGQNQITALQSTFVKGCSLQYINLKDNILEGIPHTLINCQNLESIDVGDNELRGAFPFWMETFPQLRVLILRSNKLNGTMLVDSKAEHPFPKLQVLDIARNAFVGSLPDRYFKNFGGMIDAKDNMTRVEKDVLQRYFDLIVTLKGLDQTLLRLLDTHKSYGTMPFSQSTKHDLHKPQNYKPTNYATNN; this is encoded by the exons ATGTCTGGAAATAAGTTCAGTGGGTCATTGCCAAGAGAGATTGGGAACTTAACAACCATGTTTGGATTGTTTCTTCCCAGTAATGCTTTAAGTG GTAATATCCCAAAGGAAATTGGTCGTCTTAATATCTTGGTAGAGCTGCAATTGGAAGAAAACAATTTCAATGGATCACTTTCTGAAGAGATTGAAAACATGACACGACTTAGTTACTTGTGGCTCAACCACAATAATTTACATG GTAATATTCCAAAGCAAATCGGTCGTCTTAAGTTGGAGGTACTCAATATTGCAATGAACCATTTTAGTGGTTCGTTGCCTAGAGAACTTGGAAACTTATCAGCCATGCGCCAAGCATGGCTTGACGTCAATAATTTTAATG GTCCAATACCTTCCGCGATTGGGAATATGTCAGAGCTGACCTATTTAGGACTCCCTCATAACAAACTAAATGGAGAGATTCCATCATCCATTTGCGACTTGAGATTACTGTCACTCCTCCATTTAGCAGACAATCATTTGGAAGGACAGCTTCCAATGTGCTTGGGAAACATCAATAGTTCACTATTGCTTCTTAATTTGGGTCAAAACCAAATCACAGCCCTCCAATCTACATTTGTAAAAGGATGCAGTCTTCAGTACATTAATCTGAAAGACAATATATTGGAAGGAATACCACACACCCTAATCAACTGCCAAAATCTGGAAAGCATTGATGTTGGTGATAATGAACTACGAGGTGCATTTCCCTTCTGGATGGAAACATTCCCTCAACTTCGCGTCCTCATCTTGAGGTCCAACAAGTTGAATGGTACTATGTTGGTGGATTCAAAGGCTGAGCATCCGTTTCCGAAGTTGCAAGTCTTGGATATAGCAAGAAATGCGTTTGTTGGCTCTTTACCTGATAGATATTTCAAGAATTTTGGAGGTATGATAGATGCTAAGGATAATATGACACGCGTTGAGAAGGATGTGCTCCAGAGATATTTTGACTTAATTGTCACTTTGAAAGGTTTAGATCAGACATTGCTGAGATTGCTGGATACGCACAAATCATATGGAACTATGCCATTTTCTCAATCCACTAAACACGATCTGCATAAGCCACAAAACTACAAACCCACTAACTATGCCACTAATAATTAA